The Lucilia cuprina isolate Lc7/37 chromosome 5, ASM2204524v1, whole genome shotgun sequence genome includes a window with the following:
- the LOC111687929 gene encoding 39S ribosomal protein L39, mitochondrial: MSVVQQMKPLVWNTLAKWHKINNIRLFSNASIERRNELFTKEQNRQRELVGRIEKIEVRYLGLPEDVTLIMNRDLSTPYNCAQHLSEGHCKRSALALIDGNVPWDMHRPLPDNCTLQLLNFTVADPHVVNKAFWRTCSFMLGAALQNAFKEEARLQLHSFPGPNIKSGSFVHDIVLGSKTWQASNGELRALSAEMIKLAAKDLKLERLEVNNELALEMFKDSRYKSEQLPSISQQNHGRVVLYRMGKHIDISRGPMVASSRFLGKCTVTAAHKLADEGANDVLYRIQGVALPVGFVLNHVAYGSLEDRARKLNPARQPNEPFEEMHTQMA, encoded by the exons ATGTCAGTTGTACAGCAAATGAAACCATTAGTTTGGAATACCCTAGCAAAATGGcacaaaattaacaatattc GTTTATTTTCGAATGCTTCTATTGAACGCAGAAATGAACTATTTACCAAAGAACAGAACAGACAACGGGAGTTAGTGGGGCGTATTGAAAAAATTGAAGTACGTTATTTGGGACTCCCAGAAGATGTCACCCTTATTATGAATCGTGATTTGTCCACACCATACAATTGTGCCCAGCATCTATCCGAGGGCCACTGTAAACGTTCTGCTCTTGCTCTAATAGATGGCAACGTGCCCTGGGACATGCACAGACCATTGCCTGATAATTGCACTTTACAACTGTTAAACTTTACTGTTGCCGATCCACATGTGgtaaataa agcgtTTTGGCGTACCTGCAGTTTTATGTTGGGAGCTGCTTTACAAAATGCTTTCAAGGAGGAAGCTCGTTTACAACTGCATAGTTTTCCTGGGCCAAACA TAAAATCTGGTAGTTTTGTTCATGATATTGTATTGGGCTCTAAGACATGGCAAGCTTCTAACGGAGAACTGCGTGCCTTATCAGCAGAAATGATAAAATTAGCTGCTAAAGATCTTAAACTAGAACGTCTAGAGGTAAACAATGAATTGGCTTTGGAAATGTTTAAAGATTCGCGTTATAAAAGTGAACAACTTCCAAGTATTTCACAACAAAATCATGGTCGTGTTGTTCTATATCGCATGGGAAAACATATTGATATTTCAAGAGGTCCAATGGTTGCCTCTTCACGTTTTCTGGGCAAATGTACAGTGACTGCTGCCCATAAACTTGCCGATGAAGGAGCTAACGATGTATTATACAGAATACAAGGTGTTGCTTTACCCGTTGGATTTGTTTTGAATCACGTTGCCTACGGATCACTTGAAGATCGTGCTAGAAAATTG AATCCTGCTCGTCAGCCAAATGAACCATTCGAAGAAATGCATACGCAAATGGCTTAA
- the LOC111687927 gene encoding serine-rich adhesin for platelets, translating to MDIIDVDEALKDDSFIFLEDKTHDDISNILQQWKSNNVIPPLNNTSSHSQPQQQQQEQAYKYDSRTFTRPKRKSAQNLELQFTNSTNTSQYQPNNHHQQNAMHSQPDNPMFNLEIGGLVTNMHKSFLQDTSPPPFSSMDASMDRMNNSLITSADFSNINFLQSTNSLDFGGSDAVGFSNFNLTGKVTNDGYSLSDMIRDRKALESLTMSSDGTLIKDSHIGQIDDISLTLSKTASGCSTMDNSTESVEANNRTVEIVNSNMDRTFNGGVQLELAACHGLKTSVSNSGGNQIPNALQRTMILSDEMIGDITYNLVENSMYASIPSEHALSVTQNYGDTQNSAKENISKPASVFDETICLSTGSGGADSVTENVKAGNSTFECQNITPDTRCETPEGVEKNIATMKNYMSTPHASSVRYNKHHYTPTLKMVYDGNISPIVPPTGANATRVLNETFENNQHKAINEQMNKTNIIYPTFDKNLKHLEQPSPSLEMKNVMDLAQAEANLLASNNNEEEFDHMLDEFSKVELNAEQLKMKKSLDSIKRRFNYGPNRDKSQQREISREAKDMRDMMRVSADILGEEDHSSKDYLNMTMDIVTQDDSKKSKEHLVESPHALSETLSDVVKSPLKDSVTTSSITDSKISNGLSLSSVSSASTGGERLLSRRSRLYDDFNMSTLSSSSMHGNKVSLGSSFTVHKEDDAIGDIRPNITNETENLSGQNPLEMVQEKTELMPETQSTFSNQHSDNAKESTPSGQYRLAEKRERDRDRFKTIKINKNRNGDAGCGDGLSGFELNVPCIDDYATDVNVESTEDYEQMNQRFSRRDQTASPVFNNNKSEVETNITNKSTSKINPNFLTYKKPKDKLQTNIRNLPEVAPATTAVSVAPEVATSKPRSLSRPRYLSGLTKFSAVSKATSADELEKSIPRQTNLNATTSALNVGLSKGSSAANVSLNRTQVGGPNEKQSGELKSPMGIKSKSFHNLSSHHTYANNTGGGLQAPKSFGLKKPSAAGISTEKLAKANQNRNSCLLNPSSNQMPNTQQKSDESVFKVPKLVSGIRAPGAAVQGGAAAKRAGLARPSSGYYSLTVTAKGMQPVASNADCDAGRQSPTDSMSSASSRGSAQSLNKTTVIKAPGTSNNSSALKSNTTAALTKISIGSTGIPKPSGLRPPSNIKRSGLPRPSSFIKTDK from the exons ACAAATTCAACGAATACTTCACAGTATCAGCCAAATAATCATCACCAACAAAATGCTATGCATTCACAGCCAGATAATCCAatgtttaatttagaaattgGTGGTTTGGTCACAAATATGCATAAGTCATTTTTGCAAGACACATCACCGCCACCATTTTCATCCATGGACGCCTCAATGGACCGTATGAACAATTCGCTAATTACATCAGCGGATTTTTCGAATATAAACTTTTTGCAGTCTACCAATAGTTTAGATTTTGGCGGTTCAGATGCGGTTGGATTTAGTAACTTTAACCTAACTGGTAAAGTAACAAATGATGGTTATAGCCTAAGTGACATGATTCGAGACCGAAAGGCCCTCGAATCACTGACAATGTCAAGCGATGGAACTTTAATTAAAGACTCACACATCGGACAAATTGATGATATTTCTCTGACCCTTAGTAAAACAGCATCGGGTTGCAGTACTATGGACAACTCCACAGAAAGCGTCGAGGCTAATAATCGCACAGTAGAAATCGTTAATAGCAACATGGATAGAACTTTTAATGGTGGTGTGCAATTGGAATTAGCCGCGTGTCATGGATTAAAAACTTCAGTAAGCAATAGTGGTGGTAACCAAATTCCGAATGCTCTGCAGCGTACAATGATTTTGTCAGATGAAATGATTGGTGATATTACCTATAATTTGGTTGAAAACAGTATGTATGCTAGCATACCCTCGGAACATGCTCTTAGCGTAACTCAAAACTATGGGGATACACAAAATTCGGCAAAGGAGAATATATCAAAGCCTGCTTCAGTTTTTGATGAAACTATATGTTTATCAACGGGAAGTGGAGGTGCTGATAGTGTTACAGAAAATGTAAAAGCCGGAAACTCAACATTTGAATGTCAAAATATCACACCAGATACGCGTTGTGAAACACCCGAGGGTGTAGAAAAGAACATTGCAACCATGAAGAATTATATGTCAACTCCTCATGCATCGAGTGTACGATATAATAAGCATCATTACACTCCAACGTTAAAAATGGTTTATGATGGTAACATATCGCCGATAGTTCCACCTACCGGTGCTAATGCCACAAGAGTTCTTAACGAGACTTTTGAAAACAATCAACACAAAGCAATCAACGAACAAATGAACAAAACTAACATCATATATCCAACATTTGACaagaatttaaaacatttagaaCAGCCGAGTCCTTCGCTCGAAATGAAGAACGTTATGGATTTAGCACAAGCTGAGGCTAATCTTCTTGCATCGAATAACAATGAGGAAGAATTCGATCATATGTTGGATGAATTTAGTAAAGTGGAGTTGAATGCGGAGCaactgaaaatgaaaaaatcatTAGACTCGATTAAAAGACGCTTTAACTATGGCCCAAATAGAGATAAATCTCAACAAAGAGAAATTTCGCGTGAAGCTAAGGACATGCGTGATATGATGAGAGTATCAGCAGATATATTGGGTGAGGAAGACCACTCTTCCAAAGACTATCTTAATATGACCATGGATATTGTTACACAAGATGATTCCAAGAAATCGAAAGAGCATTTAGTGGAATCGCCTCATGCGTTAAGCGAAACGTTGTCTGATGTTGTAAAGAGTCCCCTTAAAGATTCTGTTACGACGAGCAGTATAACAGATTCGAAGATTTCAAATGGTCTTAGTTTATCTTCGGTAAGCTCTGCAAGTACTGGAGGCGAACGCCTTTTAAGTCGACGAAGTCGTTTATATGATGACTTTAATATGTCCACACTATCATCGAGCTCAATGCATGGTAATAAAGTATCTTTGGGATCATCGTTTACAGTACACAAGGAAGATGATGCTATAGGTGACATTCGGCCAAATATAACAAATGAGACTGAAAATTTAAGTGGTCAAAATCCCCTTGAAATGGTGCAAGAAAAGACTGAGTTAATGCCAGAAACACAATCTACTTTTTCAAACCAACATTCGGATAACGCCAAAGAATCCACACCTTCTGGCCAATATAGACTGGCTGAGAAACGTGAACGGGATCGTGATcgctttaaaactattaaaatcaacaaaaaccgCAATGGAGACGCGGGCTGTGGAGATGGTCTTTCGGGATTTGAATTAAATGTGCCTTGTATTGATGACTACGCTACTGATGTAAACGTTGAAAGTACAGAAGATTACGAACAGATGAATCAGAGGTTTTCCAGACGTGATCAAACAGCTTCCCCAGTTTTCAATAACAATAAATCCGAAGTTGAGACGAATATTACGAATAAATCAACATCGAAAATAAATCCTAACTTCTTAACTTACAAGAAACCAAAAGATAAATTACAAACTAATATTCGAAACTTGCCAGAGGTTGCACCCGCTACTACTGCCGTCTCTGTAGCACCGGAAGTTGCAACTTCTAAGCCTCGTTCATTATCTCGACCACGATATCTTAGCGGACTGACAAAGTTTTCCGCAGTTAGCAAAGCGACCTCGGCTGACGAACTAGAGAAATCTATTCCACGACAAACAAATCTAAATGCTACAACTTCTGCATTGAATGTTGGCTTATCAAAAGGATCAAGTGCGGCGAACGTCTCCTTAAATCGCACACAAGTTGGTGGACCTAATGAAAAGCAATCGGGTGAACTGAAAAGCCCAATGGGTATCAAATCCAAATCTTTTCATAACTTGTCGAGCCATCATACTTATGCCAACAATACCGGTGGAGGCTTGCAAGCACCTAAAAGTTTTGGCCTTAAGAAACCAAGTGCAGCAGGAATTTCAACAGAAAAATTG gcCAAAGCAAACCAAAATCGAAATTCATGTTTGTTAAATCCCAGCAGCAATCAAATGCCGAACACGCAACAg AAATCTGACGAGTCAGTATTTAAAGTTCCGAAACTTGTATCTGGCATACGAGCTCCTGGAGCTGCAGTGCAAGGTGGTGCAGCTGCAAAACGTGCCGGTTTGGCAAGACCATCTTCAGGTTACTATAGTCTCACAGTTACAGCCAAAGGAATGCAACCAGTCGCATCAAATGCTGATTGTGATGCGGGAAGACAGTCTCCAACAGAT AGTATGTCGTCAGCTTCTTCAAGAGGTAGCGCTCAAAGTCTTAATAAAACTACGGTTATAAAAGCACCAGGTACCTCTAATAATAGCAGTGCGTTGAAATCAAATACTACAGCGGCTCTAACCAAAATTAGCATCGGTtctacaggtattccaaagccATCTGGCCTTAGGCCGCCTTCGAATATAAAACGCAGTGGACTTCCAAGACCATcgagttttataaaaactgataaataa
- the LOC111687926 gene encoding nucleobindin-2 encodes MKTTITILLIGSCILLSYALPVTKTKKDEKKEETSTPESPDVETALEYERYLKEVVEALESDPEFRKKLDKAPEADIRSGKIAQELDYVNHHVRTKLDEIKRRELERLRTLAKKEYELENEIDREHLKINQHLDHANEHTFEIEDLKKLIKKTAEDLAEADRKRQAEFKEYEMQKEFEKEMIKKELDEEQRKKFEEEQKALQEKHKKHEKVHHPGNKAQLEEVWEKQDHMDKQDFDPHTFFMIHDVDGNGFWDETEVKALFVKELDKVYQSGLPEDDMRERAEEMERMREHVFQETDTNRDGLISFQEFLEQTKREEYNRDPEWQTIDEQPQYTHEEYLEFERRRKEEIDRMIAQGLLPPHPNMPQGYYAHDPNTAYQTGQQQHPSGYQQQPQMHYQDPQQQHMQQQQQYHQQQQQYQQHQYQQQQQQQYQQQQQQFQGQPVQLNQNQVYQQIPAQQQQQYQQQPQPVVNNLPPQQQQQPIVNNLPPQQQQPVASNSPTQQQPVVNNPAPQQQQPVANNNIPQQQQQQQPINNALPQQPINNVQQQANNIPQKH; translated from the exons ATGAAAACAACCATAACAATACTCCTTATTGGGAGTTGTATACTATTAAGTTATGCACTACCagtaaccaaaacaaaaaaagacgagaaaaaagaagaaacaagtACTCCCGAATCGCCCGATGTTGAGACAGCTTTGGAATATGAACGTTATTTAAAAGAGGTCGTTGAAGCGTTGGAAAGTGATCCAGAATTTCGTAAGAAATTAGACAAAGCTCCAGAGGCTGATATACGc AGTGGTAAAATTGCCCAAGAATTAGACTATGTGAATCACCATGTACGCACAAAATTGGATGAAATCAAACGCCGCGAATTGGAACGTTTACGTACTTTAGCGAAAAAGGAGTACGAATTGGAAAATGAAATCGATCGTGAACACTTGAAAATCAACCAGCATTTGGATCATGCTAATGAACATACTTTCGAAATtgaagatttaaagaaattaattaagaaaactgCGGAGGATTTGGCCGAAGCCGATCGTAAGAGACAGGCCGAGTTTAAAGAGTACGAAATGCAAAAAGAATTTGAGAAAGAAATGATTAAGAAGGAATTAGACGAAGAACAACGTAAGAAATTCGAAGAAGAACAAAAAGCATTACAGGAAAAACACAAGAAACACGAGAAAGTACATCACCCTGGAAATAAAGCGCAATTGGAAGAGGTTTGGGAGAAACAGGATCATATGGATAAGCAAGATTTTGATCCCCATACATTCTTTATGATTCATG atgTCGATGGCAATGGCTTTTGGGATGAAACCGAAGTTAAAGCGCTGTTTGTTAAAGAATTGGATAAAGTATACCAGTCTGGATTACCAGAAGATGATATGCGAGAACGCGCTGAAGAAATGGAGCGTATGCGTGAACACGTGTTCCAAGAAACTGATACCAATCGTGATGGTTTAATTAGTTTCCAAGAATTTTTGGAACAAACAAAACGCGAAGAATATAATAGAGATCCAGAATGGCAGACTATTGATGAACAACCTCAATATACACACGAGGAATATTTAGAATTCGAACGTAGAAGAAAGGAGGAAATTGATAGAATGATTGCACAAGGATTg CTTCCTCCACATCCAAATATGCCACAGGGCTATTATGCACATGATCCAAATACGGCATATCAAACTGGACAACAACAACATCCTTCCGGTTATCAGCAGCAACCACAAATGCATTATCAAGATCCTCAACAGCAACacatgcaacaacaacagcagtatcatcagcaacaacaacaataccagCAGCAtcaatatcaacaacaacagcagcaacaatatcaacaacagcaacaacaattccAAGGACAACCTGTTCAATTAAATCAAAATCAAGTATATCAGCAAATACCAgctcaacaacagcaacaataccaGCAGCAACCACAACCCGTTGTAAATAATTTGCCAcctcagcaacaacagcaacctattgttaataacttacccccacaacaacaacaacctgtTGCAAGTAATTCACCCACTCAGCAACAACCTGTTGTTAACAATCCAGCACCCCAACAACAGCAGCCTGTAGCTAATAACAACattccacaacaacaacaacagcagcagccaaTTAATAATGCTTTACCCCAACAACCAATAAATAATGTGCAACAACAGGCAAACAACATTCCCCAAAAGCATTGA
- the LOC111687928 gene encoding proteasome subunit beta type-7, with protein sequence MQLELTRDVPKSGFNFENCKRNADLLRNGFQAPKTVKTGTTIAGIVFKDGVILGADTRATEGPIVSDKNCSKIHYLAKNMYCCGAGTAADTEMTTDMIASQLELHRLNTGRQVPVVAANTLLKQMLFRYQGHISAALVLGGVDKTGSYIYSIHPHGSTDKLPYVTMGSGSLAAMSVFEARWKPDMTEEEGKKLVRDAIAAGVFNDLGSGSNIDLCVIRKDSTEYLRNYELANKKGERQLNYAFKLGTTAVLDTKIKQFDITEEVQFVPMETA encoded by the exons atgcaATTGGAACTAACTAGAGACGTACCAAAATCTGGTTTCAATTTTGAAAACTGCAAAAG AAATGCAGATCTTTTGAGGAATGGATTCCAAGCTCCTAAAACTGTTAAAACTGGTACCACTATTGCAGGCATTGTTTTTAAGGATGGTGTCATTTTAGGCGCTGATACACGTGCCACCGAAGGTCCTATTGTCTCGgataaaaattgttcaaaaattcattatttagcCAAAAATATGTA CTGTTGCGGTGCTGGTACAGCTGCGGATACTGAAATGACTACCGATATGATTGCTTCACAATTGGAATTGCATCGTCTTAATACCGGTCGTCAAGTACCAGTTGTGGCAGCAAACactttgttaaaacaaatgttGTTCCGTTACCAAGGCCATATTAGTGCTGCTTTGGTATTGGGAGGTGTCGACAAAACTGGCTCATATATTTATTCGATACATCCTCATGGCTCGACAGACAAATTGCCATATGTAACTATGGGCTCTGGAAGCTTGGCTGCAATGTCAGTTTTTGAAGCGCGCTGGAAACCCGATATGACTGAAGAAGAGGGTAAAAAATTGGTGCGTGATGCTATAGCGGCTGGTGTCTTTAATGATTTGGGTTCAGGTTCCAACATTGATTTATGTGTAATTCGCAAGGATTCCACCGAATACTTACGCAATTATGAATTGGCCAACAAAAAGGGAGAAAGACAG CTAAACTATGCTTTCAAATTAGGAACAACTGCTGTTTTGGATACAAAAATTAAGCAATTCGATATAACTGAAGAGGTCCAATTTGTACCTATGGAAActgcttaa